In Papaver somniferum cultivar HN1 chromosome 1, ASM357369v1, whole genome shotgun sequence, a genomic segment contains:
- the LOC113320699 gene encoding heat shock 70 kDa protein 18-like produces the protein MAERTAGGFAVGIDLGTTYSCVGVWKNGRVEIIPNDQGNRTTPSYVAFTETERMIGDAAKNQAAMNPLNTIFDAKRLIGRKIIDSFVQSDMELWPFNVIAGEDDKPMIQVNYKGKDLQFSAEEISSMVLIKMRETAEEYLGTSVQDVVITVPAYFNDSQRHATRDAGIIAGLNVLRIISEPTAAAIAYGLDKKGTSAGAENILIFDLGGGTFDVSILTIKKGNIEVKATAGDTHLGGEDFDNRMLNHFVEEFKRKQNKDISGNPKALRRLRTACEKAKRILSSTTRTNIEVDALYDGVDFHMSITRAKFEDLNMDLFTKCMEPVEMCLKDAEMEKSAIHEVVLVGGSSRIPKVQSLLQDFFDGKKLCKSINPDEAVAYGAAVEAAILSGVGNEKVQDLVLLDVIPLSLGVRTRGDVMNVLIPRNSTIPTTKKDTFTTTYNDQSIVAFPVYEGERAKAAENNLLGTIEIQGIPPAPQGVPQITVCFDMDANGILNVFAEEITTGNKSKITIANNKGRLSTVEIQRLVREAEDYRSQDEDHRKKVKSRLSFENYAYNMRNTIRNSGGNIASDDKKIIKDAVNEAIQWLDTHELADVDDNNQKMEELADVCNPIISKMDQQGSPSHSTGVSIDGLKIEEVE, from the exons ATGGCTGAGAGAACCGCAGGAGGATTTGCAGTAGGAATAGATTTAGGAACAACGTATTCATGCGTTGGTGTATGGAAAAATGGCCGTGTCGAGATTATTCCTAATGATCAAGGGAATAGGACAACTCCTTCTTATGTTGCTTTTACGGAAACTGAACGGATGATTGGTGATGCTGCTAAGAATCAGGCTGCTATGAATCCTCTTAACACCATTTTTG ATGCAAAGCGTTTAATTGGTAGGAAAATCATCGACAGCTTTGTTCAGAGTGATATGGAGCTATGGCCCTTCAATGTCATTGCTGGGGAGGACGACAAACCCATGATTCAAGTCAATTACAAAGGCAAGGATTTACAGTTTTCAGCCGAGGAAATTTCATCCATGGTTCTCATTAAAATGAGAGAAACTGCCGAAGAATATCTTGGTACAAGCGTTCAGGACGTAGTTATTACCGTCCCTGCATACTTTAATGATTCACAGCGTCATGCTACTAGGGACGCTGGTATCATTGCTGGCCTTAACGTATTGAGAATCATCAGTGAACCAACGGCTGCCGCTATTGCCTACGGTCTTGATAAGAAGGGAACAAGTGCTGGTGCCGAAAATATTCTTATCTTTGATCTTGGCGGTGGAACTTTTGATGTTTCGATACTCACCATTAAGAAGGGAAACATTGAAGTCAAAGCTACTGCTGGAGATACCCATCTTGGAGGAGAGGATTTTGATAACAGGATGTTGAATCACTTCGTTGAAGAGTTCAAGAGGAAGCAAAACAAAGACATTAGTGGAAACCCAAAGGCTCTTAGGAGACTGAGAACAGCATGTGAGAAGGCAAAGAGGATTCTCTCATCTACTACTCGGACAAACATTGAGGTGGATGCCTTGTATGATGGAGTTGATTTTCATATGTCCATTACTCGTgcaaaattcgaagacttgaacaTGGATTTGTTCACGAAATGCATGGAACCTGTTGAGATGTGTTTGAAGGATGCTGAGATGGAGAAGAGCGCAATACACGAAGTTGTCCTAGTTGGAGGTTCCTCTAGAATTCCCAAGGTTCAGTCTCTTTTGCAGGATTTTTTTGATGGGAAGAAACTCTGTAAGAGCATCAACCCAGATGAGGCTGTTGCATATGGTGCGGCAGTAGAAGCTGCTATTTTGAGTGGTGTGGGTAATGAGAAGGTGCAGGACTTGGTACTGTTGGATGTTATCCCTCTTTCTCTTGGTGTTAGGACAAGGGGAGATGTTATGAATGTGTTGATCCCAAGGAACAGCACCATTCCCACCACAAAAAAGGACACCTTCACAACTACCTACAACGACCAAAGTATCGTGGCGTTTCCGGTGTATGAGGGTGAGAGAGCTAAAGCCGCTGAGAATAACTTGTTGGGTACGATTGAGATACAGGGAATTCCTCCAGCACCTCAAGGTGTTCCTCAGATAACAGTATGTTTTGATATGGATGCAAACGGTATATTGAATGTGTTTGCTGAAGAAATAACAACAGGGAACAAAAGTAAGATCACTATTGCAAATAACAAAGGGAGGTTGTCAACAGTTGAGATCCAGAGGCTGGTTCGAGAGGCTGAGGATTACAGGTCACAAGATGAAGATCACAGGAAAAAGGTGAAGTCAAGGTTATCATTTGAGAATTATGCATACAACATGCGGAACACGATCCGTAATAGTGGAGGAAACATTGCATCAGATGATAAGAAGATAATAAAGGATGCAGTTAACGAAGCTATCCAGTGGTTGGATACCCATGAACTAGCTGATGTAGACGATAACAACCAGAAGATGGAGGAGTTGGCGGATGTATGCAACCCTATCATCAGTAAGATGGATCAGCAGGGTAGTCCCAGTCATTCAACCGGAGTTAGCATTGATGGACTTAAAATTGAGGAAGTCGAATGA